Proteins co-encoded in one endosymbiont 'TC1' of Trimyema compressum genomic window:
- a CDS encoding sulfatase-like hydrolase/transferase — MPGDKSTRKSTLEEFNGYLRNLKETDDSLRILMDYLKTRDKETIVVFYGDHQPRLEMFPYADSLTMEEKQKKDMKSGHLFGAIRKL, encoded by the coding sequence ATACCGGGGGATAAATCAACACGAAAAAGTACTCTTGAAGAATTTAATGGTTATCTTAGAAATTTAAAAGAAACAGATGATTCATTAAGGATTTTAATGGATTATTTAAAAACAAGAGATAAAGAGACTATAGTTGTATTTTATGGGGATCATCAACCGAGATTAGAAATGTTTCCTTATGCAGATTCTTTAACTATGGAAGAAAAGCAAAAAAAAGACATGAAGTCGGGGCATTTGTTTGGAGCAATAAGGAAGCTTTAA